Proteins encoded by one window of Megachile rotundata isolate GNS110a chromosome 10, iyMegRotu1, whole genome shotgun sequence:
- the LOC100879760 gene encoding scm-like with four MBT domains protein 2 isoform X5 produces MEPCENRSQEKMQEGEYGFFWQDYLDATESVEVPQIMFPHVELTLQSGIEIGMSLEVPVSKNTNEEDIKYWVASIVVACGPLLRLRYFGGDDRSLEFWFNLTKEAAHELGWCVKNNKKLEPPDIVLQRSPDCMETLPEFLKTARTVPSEMLSGEGLSMTERIKQGMKVEVSDILHPYKLWVATIIENVGGRLLLRYDTPGSSRKDFWMFCTSEHLHPYGFASKSDSNWFLEPPSSIVDLHTYEEWKDLLESTPKNYDLPEELFNNFVEHPKHEFKVGMKVEALSPTNQINICPATVIKVFDDTYFLVHIDTYNESSKGIDLEACTYNSTEKNTWLCTAEYPYIFPVGWAKKHNIKIVHPNGWTSKEDEFDWDEYLRDTQTTAAEETLFPERQSATDAGFECGMRLEAVDPESENVICAAHITKIVDNLLWLKLDNYENTKPEHIVDMHSLQIFPVGWCESNHYPLKPPKDYIEICKKLQMPEKEDKKNNVLDIPISEPRSSLWCPKIYFNYRCFTGPMISKGKLATLPKAVGPGPVILVMREVLSMIVSVGYRSARILKVLQCDSKPDPGYHLEVLKAKHKNNTYRASVAVVTSGDMVADFCRNICRKLMVCPNLFGPLYVPENECPDKCHKTSKTKFTASMGTGRRGKPKGYTSIMVQKPKPWGGRRKRRRGRWANREKETHDDFDQEDEMPFMSLDLAKHVSGVEETLDGRPPLSEIDIMIQKGLEKGEKSDEFKTEPPSSNASEDSGKQTRGSVIGIQVSNLIVRMRMQNM; encoded by the exons ATGGAACCTTGCGAGAATCGATCACAAGAGAAAATGCAAGAAGGTG aaTATGGTTTCTTTTGGCAAGATTATCTTGATGCCACAGaaagcgtggaagtaccacaAATTATGTTTCCACATGTGGAGCTGACACTTCAAAGCGGCATTGAAATTGGCATGTCTCTTGAAGTGCcagtttcaaaaaatacaaatgaagaagatattaaatattGGGTAGCTTCTATTGTAGTAGCATGTGGCCCTTTATTACGGCTACGATATTTTGGTGGAGATGATAGATCGTTGGAATTTTGGTTCAATCTTACTAAAGAGGCTGCTCATGAACTTGGTTGgtgtgtaaaaaataataaaaagttagAACCACCTGATATTGTGCTCCAAAGATCGCCAGATTGTATGGAAACATTACCTGAATTCTTAAAAACAGCTCGTACTGTTCCATCAGAAATGTTGTCAGGA GAAGGACTAAGCATGACGGAAAGAATTAAACAAGGCATGAAAGTTGAAGTTAGTGATATACTACATCCTTACAAATTATGGGTTGCTACG ATCATAGAGAATGTAGGAGGACGACTTCTATTAAGATATGATACTCCTGGTTCATCACGTAAAGACTTTTGGATGTTTTGTACATCAGAACACCTTCATCCATATGGATTTGCATCTAAATCAGACTCTAATTGGTTTCTAGAACCTCCTAGTTCTATAGTAGATTTGCACACATATGAGGAATGGAAGGACCTGTTAGAGTCCACACCAAAAAATTATGATCTTCCAGAAGAGTTATTTAATAACTTTGTAGAACATCCCAAACATGAATTTAAAGTTGGCATGAAAGTGGAAGCTTTAAGTCCCACCaatcaaataaatatatgtcCAGCTACTGTCATTAAAGTATTCGATGATActtactttcttgtacatattgATACTTATAATGAATCATCAAAAGGAATTGATCTTGAAGCATGTACATACAACAGTACAGAAAAAAATACTTGGCTTTGTACAGCAGAATATCCATATATATTTCCAGTTGGATGGGCAAAGAAACATAATATCAA AATAGTACACCCGAATGGTTGGACTTCAAAAGAAGACGAATTCGACTGGGATGAATATTTAAGAGACACCCAAACAACTGCTGCAGAAGAGACTCTATTTCCTGAGAGGCAAAGTGCCACTGATGCAGGCTTTGAATGTGGTATGCGGTTAGAAGCAGTTGATCCAGAGTCCGAAAATGTGATTTGCGCAGCGCACATTACAAAAATCGTTGACAATCTTTTATGGTTGAAATTAGACAATTACGAAAACACAAAACCGGAACATATAGTTGACATGCATTCCTTGCAAATATTTCCTGTTGGATGGTGCGAATCTAATCATTATCCATTGAAACCGCCAAAAGACTATATAGAAATCTGTAAGAAGTTACAAATGCCTGAGAAAGAAGACAAAAAGAACAATGTTTTGGATATACCAATATCTGAACCGCGTTCATCACTGTGGTGTCCAAAGATATATTTCAATTACCGGTGTTTTACTGGTCCTATGATTTCCAAAGGAAAATTAGCAACTTTACCGAAAGCAGTAGGACCTGGTCCAGTAATTTTAGTTATGAGAGAAGTATTATCAATGATCGTGTCCGTTGGGTATAGAAGCGCTCGTATTCTAAAAGTACTTCAGTGTGACTCGAAGCCGGATCCTGGATACCATTTAGAAGTTTTAAAAGCAAagcataaaaataatacatatcgCGCTAGTGTTGCTGTTGTAACATCTGGAGACATGGTAGCTGATTTTTGTAGAAACATTTGTAGGAAATTAATGGTGTGCCCAAATTTATTTGGCCCTTTATATGTACCCGAAAACGAATGTCCAGATAAATGTCATAAGACTTCCAAAACAAAATTCA CAGCATCCATGGGTACCGGCAGAAGAGGTAAGCCAAAGGGTTACACAAGTATCATGGTGCAGAAACCAAAACCATGGGGTGGTAGACGAAAAAGGAGACGTGGTAGATGGGCGAACAGAGAAAAGGAAACTCACGATGACTTCGATCAAGAGGACGAAATGCCATTCATGTCATTGGATCTGGCTAAACATGTATCAGGGGTTGAGGAAACCCTTGATGGACGGCCACCTCTTTCTGAAATAGATATCATGATTCAGAAAGGTTTGGAAAAAGGAGAGAAATCTGATGAATTTAAAACAGAGCCGCCATCGAGTAACGCATCAGAAGATTCTGGAA AGCAAACAAGAGGGAGCGTGATTGGGATACAAGTATCGAATCTGATTGTTCGGATGCGGATGCAGAATATGTGA